In Flavobacterium sp. CS20, a single window of DNA contains:
- a CDS encoding biotin--[acetyl-CoA-carboxylase] ligase: MNIVKVDATTSTNALAKIINKDIKEKKFCLSAEFQTQGRGQLNSSWQSSRSENLMFTVVFNDINLKTENQFALNALVCLGILRVLKAYNIPNLRFKWPNDILSEQFKICGILIENTLNKNLIKTTYIGIGLNVNQTYFENLPKANSLKRIKNIHFDRDELLDKLVDELDDIPKELNLHSVEHIISVYKRYLYNYKKQTRFVLPNGDLFEGQIKDIVTDGQLLVKTNSGIEKFYAHKEISQVY; this comes from the coding sequence ATGAATATTGTCAAAGTTGATGCCACAACCTCTACCAATGCACTTGCAAAAATTATAAATAAAGATATAAAAGAAAAAAAATTTTGTTTATCAGCAGAATTTCAAACTCAAGGTCGTGGTCAACTCAACAGTTCTTGGCAAAGCTCAAGGTCGGAGAACTTAATGTTTACGGTTGTTTTTAATGATATTAATCTCAAAACAGAAAACCAATTTGCACTTAATGCTTTAGTATGTTTGGGTATTTTAAGGGTTTTAAAAGCTTACAACATTCCAAATTTACGCTTTAAATGGCCTAACGACATTTTGTCAGAACAGTTTAAAATTTGTGGTATTTTAATTGAAAACACCCTAAACAAAAACTTGATTAAAACCACTTATATTGGAATAGGCTTAAATGTCAATCAAACCTATTTCGAAAATTTACCTAAAGCCAATTCACTAAAAAGGATTAAAAACATTCATTTTGATAGAGATGAACTTCTTGATAAATTGGTTGACGAATTAGATGATATTCCTAAAGAACTCAATTTACATTCAGTTGAACATATCATTAGTGTTTACAAAAGATATTTGTACAATTATAAAAAACAAACCCGATTTGTTTTGCCTAATGGAGATTTGTTTGAAGGTCAAATTAAAGATATAGTTACTGATGGTCAATTGCTTGTTAAAACAAATTCAGGAATAGAAAAATTTTATGCTCACAAAGAGATAAGTCAAGTATATTAA